caagttctcttcttcttcttgtcattgaggagcattggaaacTTTGCCTTGTATTTCTTGGCAaacaaagcaaagtcggtagccatgtcactagttgaagtcatctcttcttcttcttcaatttcatagtcttctttgctcccatgatcggccctagctttgagagcaaggttgtgtgaccctTCATGGTTGTGCGAGGCTTCAtccacacggttcattgccatgagcctctttcccgctttggccatgttttcattggcggccacataggagacgagatcatcggagttgagatcggcactcttggtcatgatttgcaagttgagtgcaaggttggtgtcttcttgcttgacggcaatcatagcaatgaccttggactttatgaatgcttcattcatctcgaagccatcattgtacttctcaacaccaagtcccttgacccttactctaagagcaccaagcctagcataggcatcggatacggattctccatctcgaatcatgaactggtgggcctcttgctttgcggtctcatagagagctgattggatcaaatcggttccctcttggagtactatgatccgatcccacaactctttagcggagacaatgtcatcgacttgatcaaggagcttgcggttgatgccacttctaatcttgtcacgtgcggaggcattgagttgacggttgtagaactcggtggaggtcaaccgagtaggatcttgtggctcccgatgtccatgaacaataAGCTCCcgtagctccacactgcagctgcgaatatgagattccatagcagatttccaatgtggaaagtgatttccatcaaaatggggaacggtcccactatggtttatatgaggcatgggtgaagtgtttttgggatagtcatggttaacttcatggtaggtttccttagaggccgaagccccactaggagttccacccgcagttaggttcttaagcatggcagtcatttctgtcatttggttttgtagctcatcctcctttttcttcttctcggcatcatatgccaagaatctagatttcatctctttaaccgaaaggttagagtcgtcatctagaccctcgaagagtttatccatctcactcttaaggcggtgaagcccttaataagagtccaggctctgataccaattgaaagtatagagatggtaaacctagagggggggggtgaataggtttctacagattttaattctttctttgcaatattaggctttgcggaatataaaggtgaacctaatgcaaactaggtgaagcaacctatatgaggatacaactaactcgagcacgaaggctctcacaggcagttaaatcacaagtaaggagttcggttagagataaccgatagcacgcggagacgaggatgtattcccgtgttcccttgctttgcaacaaggtacgtcacgtttggaggagtggaggtcccacgaaggattccccgcgccacgaaggctcaccctattctccggagcctatcccacgaaggaatagctcactcacttgtggtagactttgaggtagcctccaaaccttcacaatcttgcccggagcaaatccacagcccggatgcttccggactcctcttgcctacctagggtttccaaggaaccctaggaagcaagcttctcaatgaatacaagggggaatgagatttggcttggtagaacggtagatcgggtcctcctctaatgattccccggagggatttgagtttgggtggaggaggagggagatctgaggcttttggtgtttctagcaatggagtaagagagagagagctcaagaacagcttgtagtgtagtgccttacaattcagaggtaggagaagacctatttatagtgttcttcaaaatatggccgttggtcacttgccacctcagctttttcctcgagaaacccggtcgaccgggccacagaccggatagcccggtggtgaggccggtcagaccggaccagtgaccggacgccctttgctggtcctggagctcctccggttggcggccggttggcgcccggttggcgaccggtcgaccgggccgtgcgccggacccgccggtctgtaggccggttgaccggtcggcaaccggattTCTTGTGTTCTCGTGAAGaacccggttggcggccggttgaccgggttgtgCGCCGGACttccccggttggcgaccggttgaccgaGCTGTGCGCCGGAagggccggttgctggcccggttggaccgggcagcagaccggatttctgctgtagacccctttttgattgctgttgaagtggggggtctcctttagccttcttgttcctttgatacaccatttatgcctcattgcctaatacctgagattatccttataaacatattaggccaaatactctagcacggtgtcattgttaccaaaataatggataagggtaaaatacccttacaagatTTATCTGGATTCGCATTTATCAAGATGGGTTTAGTGTGCAAATACATTTGAATCTAGAAAATTCCGTGGCAAATATTTTCGAACAGAGGAAGTAGTATTTATTTTTCATCTTGAGTCTTTGATTTTACATTCCACATATATTTAAGTCTACAAGAGTAGAATCGAGGTGCAAATATACTATCAAGAACTTTATGTTAGCATAAATCAATCTTAAGTAAAAAAAAACACTAGAATATGGTCATGTGGGTAGaacaaaaaaaactgaaaaacaaCATTTGCAAAATGTGtagaattttttttttcaaaaagtcacacaacttatatTATACCCTTTCGCAATGTATCTCATTTGTGATTGTACACTAGAACATTCTAATGACCGCCTCTTGGCCAAGTCTATTATCTTATATCCAAATTCTTAAAACAACTGAAATTAGACATATTTAATCAATAACTTCCAAAATATAATGGATTTGACCCCTTTTCCCATACAATATAGTTTGACAAAGCATGTAACAATGGGTTTCACATAAGTTGGTTGAACAAAACTATTTTGAAAAGGATATGAAGACTTAACGAAAATACATATTCGGAAATATTTTATATAAATAGTAAAACCTATTTAAAATGTGAAGAGGTAAAGTATGTAATGTAATTTTATTCTACAAAAGTGATTCTAAATCCACAAAATGCTTGCAATGAAAACTCATACCATTTTGAAAAGGGTGCAGATCACGGTGGAAAACTAAATGAATTGGAGTAGATTGACAAATAGTATTTCTTACCAAAAATAGTGGGAAGACCACTATGGTTAGGGTTTATCTCCATTTTAATAGAAAGTTTTGCATGCCCTCATTCAGCGTAGTATTAGCCATCAGCCTTAGTATGCCAAAATAGAGTGTATCCAAATGATTGCATTCGGTCATGTTTTCCAAGGCCACCATTAAATATGGCGGTGCTGTTGTGATTCTACAGACATATAACTAATGATAACCCAGGACCGATTTGAAGGCTTTCCAAAATTTTATGACTTCCTTTAAAAataatttattttattttgtagTTTTTATTGTAATTTAATCTAAATATTTTATGTTGACTAGGCCGCTAGTGTGAAACAATTGCAGATCATTCAACAAACCACTTTGGATAGGAGACAAACCACATACGCACAATTTTCAAAGTCGAAGGCCGAGTTTAATCTGGACTTAAGAGTCTAGAGCCGAAATCGCATAGCAAACCTCTTCTTAGCTTTCTCCAAATCTTGCAAGGAGGTATTCACCCAATAGTCATGGGATAACAATAAAGAGTTTCCTATATTTTCTTACCCATAGTTTCCAGACACACTTTCTTACAAAATACATGCATGGACTGTTTAGTCTCTGAACACCTAAAATATGATTATTACTTTTTTTAAAGGTCAAAAGTAATTAGTTAGGTTATAGAAATTATCTATCAATGAAATTAGGTTGTTCGGAAATAAAAACCTATGTATATCGACCACTGGTTTCGGCGAGTGCAGAAAACCCTATGGATGGTCCTCTGCAAAAGTTTTCAGGAAACCTATTTATCATGGTCCGTCTGTTAGTTTCCACGTTTATTTACTCATGTAACTTGATTTTCTATTAATAAAATATAATATAATAGTTGCTCTAAAAAAGACAGTATAATGGCCGGATGGCCAATGTGGTAGGATCATAGCAACTTGTTCATCATTCTATCAGATGCACTGCAAATCTGGGTTGTAAACCTGTATGCTTATCTTTAATACACGTGGACTCTTAAATCACAAAATAAAAATGCACTGCAAATCTACTCAACAAGTCGCCCTAATTGCCTTCTAGGCCGCATAAAGCCCAGCCCACTAGCTCCCTTTAACGCCCCATGACCCATTGCACTGCGCCCAAATCATGCAATGCtctcagagcatctccactcgtctccccgacgaggccccgagcgacgtttttctcatccggacggcgaaattcgaccagtcgcgcccccggtttctCGATTTCgttcggatttggcccttcatccatccggcgagcccacggcatccccggtcccccgaggcgcgctcggggactccggacgaaagaattTGGTGCGAAACATCGTGTGGACCCTCGTAGTCGGCGACAGGACcgccaaatcctgtcgatttccctccaatttgcttgcatatccccattctctcgcGCCGAATTTGTGTAGGCATCTCCATTCTCCTCTTCGTatttctcgtccaccaccatgccgccgaagTCGAGGAAGCCGCGGGCAAAGAAGGAGCGGCCGCCGGGTGTGTCCAACGCacagtgggcggcggacgagctcCGACGCCAGATcgaaacaagcggcagggcggagagggagaAAAAACTCTCCGcgaagagggcggcggcggcggaggacaaACAAGCAAGGAAGATCTCCATGGCCATGAGCATGGGCCatgctcgcggcggcggcggcgccgccatgttccccggccaatggccgatGCAAGGTACAAGCAGTTCCCCGCCGACTTTCTCCCCTTCGAGCTTCTCGCCATCGTCGCCTGCCATTTTCCAAGAGGCCACCTACGGCCAAACGTCCAGgttcacgccgtcgccgccggagCTCGCCGTCCGCAaccagtacgagaaccagtacgagggcatctcgccggccctgcgacgagggccACTCCCGTTCGGTGCGACGACGGCGCCGAACGACGAGGTGAGGAACGAGATGATCGACTCCGGCTCCACGGCCGCCGCTGTGAGCctggggttcttcacgcaagaggaggcgagggcgacggcagctgtCGCGGCGCGCAACGGGTGGGTGGAGGATgtggccgacggaagccaagccgtcgaagaagaagaagaggaagaaccaaCTAAAGCCGAGGTCGGCGacgccaacctgtcgaagggaaagaagaagaggaagaaggactcgccgcctgccgaaccgcgtatcaaatggatggggaaggaggaggagtgcctcgccgaagcttggatgaccgtgtccatgAACGGCATAACCGGGGCCAATCAGTCGTACGACACgtattggcttcgagtgaagcaggcgttcgacgagcgcaagctcgtcgatccctacttcaacaagacgatcatgaaccggggagacaaggccatggccacccattgggggatcatacAGACGGCATGCAGCAAATGGCACGACATACAGGAGGAGATCAAAGAACGGCCGGTGAGCGGCCGCGACTTTGAAGCCAAGGTATGCATGCTCACGCGCCGTGGCTCCTCCGTCGACCCTGCATGTACTGATCGCCGTGAGCTGACCCGTCTCGCCGTCCTCTTTTTCCCCAGGTGCGTCGTGCTTTCGACATGTACCACGACGACACCGGCTTGACGTTCAAGTTCCTGAACATCTTCTCCCGCATCGAGGAGTGCGAGAAGTGGACGGAAACCCGCAAGAGCCTCGCCAAGAGCAAGAACGaacagtacaaccccgacgctccggcgcTGGCTCGTCGGATGGCCGCCCGtaactcggccagaagaagctcaaagacCTCAAAAAGATGGGCCATCCCGCCGAGAGGATGCAGGCGTCgttcgacaagtgctgggccgatgcgaggacgcacgccgccgggagggacgacaagttcgacggcaggtggagggagatgctcgccaaccaaggcgcccggatcgccctgctgaagacgacggcggcggcgaagaagaggaacacagacttggcgtttCTGATGGGCGGCAACACGGacctgatggacgaggagacgaggatttGGTACGAGGGTCATCGCACCGACATCCTCCGACCCACTCCGGCCAGTTCTTCGTCGGCTCCTACCTCGTCTTCCTCACCGTCTACAACgtcgaccgccgccgccgcttcgacGTCGACTGCGGCCGCCGCGACGTCGGCCGCCGCTTCGACCACAgccacggcgtgtgaggaaaTTGGGCCGTCAGACACCGCCGTGCCAGACGGGACTGCCGACGCCCCTGTTTcagtgtaatttccctccgatcgccgatctgtggctgatccttttgccgatctggccgtacttgtagcggGACGACGATTTGTTTGAATTTCGACTTTGTCCGctgaactccgggtggacgactggaaatatggTTCTCCCTAcgaattaatttcgtccaatctggcaattgtttcgtccggatttcgATGCGGGGGGctaaacgagtggagatgctctcagtcTCAGACTCTCAGTCCACACTCCACAGGCCCCTTCCCACACGGGGgtctcaaaaaaaacaaaaaaaaaaaaaggcccCTTCCCACACGGCGGCACGGCGCGACAGGGTTTACGATCGGAAGCATCAGCATATCTGGAAGATCGGCTCTTGGATATACGCCGCGTCGTCACTCGTCAGCCCCGGccggcgccgtcgccgccgcgcaCTGCTGCTGACCAAAAGTCTTGCCTTTCCTGTGGTCCAGTCGTGAGCACTGAGCAGGCCATGCAGTCTCGAGCCCATGCCAGCCAGCTCCGTGCACATCTCGGCACTACAAACCTCGGACCACATCTCACTTTATGCAGAAACCAAGACCAAGTATCAATTACCAGTGCTGATCACAAACAAACGATCGATTCCACTACACGCCCGCGCAATTGCAAACATAGTCCATATCATAAAGGAATTGTCAAAAGTAGCATAGAACTAGAAATGTGATATGGCGACATAATATACCTTCCACTAAATCACAATTCGAAAGGTACAATGACACCCAAATACAAGCTACACCATTCAAAAAAATACAAGCTACACACACTGCACCGACTGACACATGAGTGCAAGCTACTCTACATTTTCGAAATCCACAAATCCACGACGTGATGACATGCTACAACGAACAGCTGGGAACATCGCTTGACGTCTCACAAGTCACAAAAGCAGTGACCTACCACGAACACACTACCACTACTATACTACCACCACCATTAACATTCTGCTGATGATACAGACTTCCAGGCAGAAACACCTTCCAGAATTCAGACGCAGGACTCATTCGCCTGCTCGAACCGCTCGGCCTGggcggccgcggcgtcctccgAGACGAGCGCCTCCAGCAGCAGCGCCTTCACCTCCCAGGAACCGAAAGGGAAGCCTGTCCTAGTGTAGGCGTTGATGAGTGCCGCGCTTCCGTGCTTCACGAGCTTGGTGAAGGGGCTGCCGACGTCATCGGTCCTCATGGTAGCCTCCAGCAGGGTAAGGCGGGGGCCGTACTTGTCGACAGACCTGGAGCCGAACACCTTCCACACCGCCGCTTCCGGAGGGACGATGTTGGGCCATTGCTCAGCTCCACTGCTCCAGAACCTGCGGAAGTTACCACAGGAAGCAAGATAACGGCTTATTGCTACCAGAAACTTGTCGTATATTGCTGAAAATTAAGTTACGTAAAATGGCAATGCCTCTACTGATGAAGTCTGGACATGGCATAATAGGGGTGTGGATTATGGAACAAGCGGGTTAACATTACTAAACCCGAGATAACCAACCAGTATTCTGCATGTTATGCAATGATTTTTAGACATGGTATTCCTTTCCCTACCAAAGTAAGTTGCTTAAATTGGCTCATAAGATACCGTAACATGCAGACCCTTACCAGAGAATGTCCCACATAGCACAAGGCCGCAACATTTATTCATCACAGAATGACACACAAGACCACAACTTAAAGCAGAGCACCGGAAGCACGAAGCAGAATTACATGAGCGCAATCAACGGAATGGACCTAACTTGCCTTGATGATCACAAGACTCAACCCAGAGTAGTTATCATAGTTTGTTGATTCAGTACCATAGGCAGTACAGAAGAAGTACTGAAGTAAGCTCAACATTCAGAAATTCTGCTGTAGATCAGCTGCTCAATATTCAGTTAAACTGCTATATGGATCGTGGAGCAATATGGATTAGTACAGAAAATATACTAAACTGCCACAATAGTCACTTGCTGACATGTTTTTCGTTCTAACTAGGTTATATGGCTTGACCATTACCGTAAATCCGTATAGAATGTGAGAACAAGTTAGTACTGAAAATGTACCCTATTTTGTAGGAAAAAAAGTACCCTGCACTTTAATGTTCATTTCCTTTCCCTACCAAAAAAGGTTGCTAAAATTGGCGCATAAGCAACGATAACATGCACCCTTAGCAGAGAACGCCCCACAAGGCACACGGCCACAACACTTACTCATAACAAAATGACCCACTAGAGCGCAACTTCAACAACCGGAGCGTGGAAAGCACGAAATAAAACTACATTAATTCAATTAACGAAACGGGCATGACTACTCACAAGGCACAACCCAGAGCAGTTATTATAGTTCAGCAGACGTGAGCTCAGTATTCAGAATAACTGCTATAGAACTACTCAATTTCCATATAAAGTGCCATGTGGATTCTGGAGTACCATGGGTTACCGTTACTACAACAAATATACTAACACCAGCAGAATAGTCACTTGATGACATGTTTTAGTGCTAACTAGGCGATACGGCTTAACCATTGCCGTTGAATGCGAGAACAAGCTAGTACTGAAAATGTACCCTGCACAGTAGATACTGAAAACCTTGACAGGATGATTACATGGACCGTAGGTTGGCTTTGCACGTACGACAAGGGATTTCATAAAAGCAGATTAGTAAAGGCTGTGGGCTAGCGAGAGACCACACCATTCTTGCAACCTGGTGCATATTCCGCTGGACCTTTTAGGATGAAACACCATTTTTAGATCTACCCAGTGGCCAAAAGTGGCCGCTTTTGTGCAGACCGTAAGCCTGAAAATTTACAATCTTGGAACTCCTCCCAGCCAACAGATTTACTGTTCCCCAGCCGCGTTGCACACTTGATTTCTGCATAGTGCTACCCAAGATTCGATTCCTAACTTAGCACAGTAGTGAGTAGCTAAATGGTGACCCATTAACTACCATATATTGCTAAAAGAATCAAGAAAAAATGCAATATTTTTCTTAGTTCAGCAGGGGGAGCCATGAATCGATACAAGAACTGAAATGGGGAGCGTGTGCTTACTGGGGTGTGCATCGCCCGACTGCTCTGGTGTAGAGGTACCCCGGCCACGCCCTCCTGGCGCCGCGGGCGCCGTCGGTGACCCCCCTGCTGCTGCTGAACCCCTCCTCGTCGGCCTCCCCGCCAGCCCTGCGATACATCCCATTCGCCGCCCCAAGCGACGagctgaggaggaagaggaagcagGCCGAACAACGGAGGAGCGCCATGGAACCCATCTCTCTCTCTTATCTCTCTGCGCCTCAGTGCGTGTGTTTGGCTGCTTGCTGCAGGCTTTGGAGTAGACTGGAGCCCAATTTGAAACGACGATTCACGACACTGTGCTACGCTCCGCTCTCCTCCTTGGGATGTGCGTGCAAGGGGGCCCAACCAAAGACTGATGTATTTACTAGTCATGCCCTCTGTGTGAGATTTTTGCGACCGCCCGCTCTCTGCACACGCTTTATCGATGCGTGTACACGGCTACACGGTACACCCACGCTAC
This region of Lolium perenne isolate Kyuss_39 chromosome 2, Kyuss_2.0, whole genome shotgun sequence genomic DNA includes:
- the LOC127335598 gene encoding uncharacterized protein, producing MGSMALLRCSACFLFLLSSSLGAANGMYRRAGGEADEEGFSSSRGVTDGARGARRAWPGYLYTRAVGRCTPQFWSSGAEQWPNIVPPEAAVWKVFGSRSVDKYGPRLTLLEATMRTDDVGSPFTKLVKHGSAALINAYTRTGFPFGSWEVKALLLEALVSEDAAAAQAERFEQANESCV